A region of Alteromonadaceae bacterium 2753L.S.0a.02 DNA encodes the following proteins:
- a CDS encoding Fe-S oxidoreductase has protein sequence MKTFLDWSAYKDSGMGDAYADIPKHGGDYAKAIAVCINSRQCEAEGKQVMCPSFKVTGNPNLSTGGRVKLLKAALSSDSHQSALLEPELAEAMDLCVSCKGCKRECENNVDMPLIKAEYLAQKRAAKGSSLRSALFAQTPVWLHKFPWLRFLIAVRNRSSVLKLLSEKIFGLSSEVNLPQPSKHAGRWPVTSAPFGTSESKPVVIFADTFSRHFDQNIVDAAIKLLSKLGYQAKVLEPGNNKQPYCCGRTFLAQGMVSEAKHHCERLIDGLLPFVEAGIPIVGLEASCMLGLRDDAKAYGLGDKLTKVADATLLFEEFLARESKKNANMFENIGNETQQLLIHGHCHQKAVGAMKSVRRLLKLIPNQEFTLLDSGCCGMAGTFGLEQEHATISRKMADLDLIPSLNASSPGVVIANGFSCRQQIKNLTELNPKHLVQYLAEL, from the coding sequence ATGAAAACTTTTTTAGACTGGTCTGCCTATAAAGACTCTGGCATGGGCGACGCCTATGCCGATATTCCCAAACACGGCGGTGACTACGCAAAAGCGATCGCTGTGTGCATCAACAGTCGGCAATGCGAGGCCGAGGGCAAGCAGGTGATGTGCCCGAGCTTCAAGGTTACCGGCAACCCCAATCTTTCCACCGGCGGCCGCGTGAAACTGTTGAAAGCCGCACTTTCAAGTGACTCTCACCAAAGCGCACTTCTGGAGCCGGAACTCGCCGAAGCCATGGACCTTTGCGTATCCTGTAAGGGTTGTAAGCGGGAATGTGAGAATAACGTCGATATGCCGCTGATTAAAGCGGAGTATCTGGCACAAAAACGTGCCGCAAAAGGCAGTAGTTTACGCAGCGCATTATTTGCCCAGACTCCAGTGTGGTTACATAAATTCCCCTGGTTGAGATTTTTAATTGCTGTTCGCAATCGGTCCTCTGTTTTAAAATTACTCAGCGAGAAAATATTTGGCTTGAGCTCTGAAGTAAACCTGCCTCAACCAAGCAAACACGCGGGCCGCTGGCCGGTGACCAGTGCGCCTTTCGGAACTTCAGAATCAAAACCTGTAGTAATTTTCGCCGATACCTTTTCTCGACACTTCGATCAAAATATTGTCGACGCAGCTATCAAGCTGCTCTCCAAGCTGGGCTACCAGGCGAAAGTTCTCGAACCCGGAAATAACAAGCAGCCCTACTGCTGCGGAAGAACCTTCCTCGCCCAAGGCATGGTCTCTGAAGCAAAACACCATTGTGAACGCTTAATCGATGGCTTGCTGCCATTTGTAGAAGCGGGTATCCCCATCGTTGGGCTGGAAGCATCGTGCATGCTCGGCCTGCGTGACGATGCCAAGGCTTACGGTTTAGGCGATAAGCTTACGAAAGTCGCCGACGCTACCCTGTTATTTGAAGAGTTCTTAGCCAGAGAATCTAAAAAGAATGCCAATATGTTTGAAAATATTGGCAATGAAACACAGCAGTTACTGATACACGGGCATTGTCACCAAAAAGCCGTAGGTGCGATGAAATCGGTTCGCCGCTTGTTAAAACTGATTCCAAACCAGGAATTTACCCTACTCGATTCCGGTTGTTGTGGCATGGCTGGTACCTTCGGGCTTGAACAAGAACACGCGACGATTTCGCGAAAAATGGCAGACTTAGATTTAATACCATCTTTAAACGCGAGCTCGCCTGGCGTGGTTATCGCAAATGGGTTCTCATGCCGTCAACAGATCAAAAATTTAACAGAGTTAAACCCTAAGCACCTTGTCCAATACCTTGCTGAGCTTTGA
- a CDS encoding alanine dehydrogenase: protein MRVGVPKEIKAQEFRVGLTPAGARELCIAGHEVWIESNAGQAIGLSNDAYQAAGATIVDSPQEIFAGCPMIVKVKEPQPDECRMLREKQILFTFLHLAPDPVQTDLLKKSGAIGIAYETVTDSNGGLPLLAPMSEVAGRLSIQAAAHCLEKINGGSGILLGGVPGVAAGKVLVIGGGVVGLNAARMAMGLGAQVTIVDKSLPRLKNIDEIFDSRIATLYATQETIEQQLQLSDAVIGAVLVPGASAPKLVRREQLSCMKPGSVLVDVAIDQGGCFETSKATTHQHPTFIEQNIVHYCVANMPGAVANTSTWALTNATLPFVIALANKGVLALQDNPHLLAGLNIAEGKITHPAVASAYGERCYTAEELLFTSWPRQA, encoded by the coding sequence ATGCGTGTAGGCGTTCCGAAGGAAATCAAAGCCCAGGAATTTCGTGTAGGTTTAACCCCGGCAGGCGCTCGGGAGCTTTGCATTGCCGGTCACGAAGTATGGATCGAAAGTAACGCAGGACAAGCCATTGGACTGAGCAACGATGCCTATCAAGCGGCCGGTGCAACAATCGTCGACAGCCCTCAGGAAATCTTCGCAGGCTGCCCGATGATCGTAAAAGTGAAAGAACCACAGCCCGACGAATGTCGTATGTTGCGGGAAAAACAGATATTGTTCACTTTCTTACATTTAGCGCCAGATCCCGTACAAACAGATCTTTTAAAAAAAAGCGGTGCCATTGGCATCGCCTATGAAACCGTAACTGACAGCAACGGTGGCCTACCTTTATTGGCCCCGATGAGCGAAGTTGCGGGTAGGTTGTCAATTCAGGCTGCGGCCCATTGTCTCGAAAAAATAAACGGCGGCTCCGGTATTTTACTGGGTGGTGTACCCGGTGTTGCTGCGGGTAAGGTATTGGTAATCGGAGGTGGTGTCGTGGGGCTTAATGCCGCACGCATGGCCATGGGGCTGGGCGCCCAGGTAACGATTGTTGATAAATCTCTGCCTCGCCTTAAAAACATTGACGAAATATTTGATTCCCGTATTGCAACACTCTACGCCACTCAGGAAACCATCGAACAACAACTGCAGCTGTCTGACGCCGTGATAGGTGCGGTACTCGTGCCGGGTGCATCGGCGCCCAAACTCGTACGTCGTGAGCAGCTGAGCTGCATGAAACCCGGCTCGGTGCTCGTAGATGTTGCAATTGATCAGGGCGGATGTTTCGAAACCAGTAAAGCGACTACCCATCAACACCCTACATTTATCGAACAAAATATTGTGCACTACTGTGTCGCCAATATGCCGGGTGCCGTCGCCAACACCTCCACTTGGGCATTGACCAATGCCACCCTCCCCTTTGTGATTGCGTTGGCAAATAAGGGCGTACTCGCACTGCAGGATAACCCCCACTTACTGGCGGGCCTCAATATTGCAGAAGGCAAAATAACGCACCCAGCGGTGGCAAGTGCCTACGGGGAGAGATGCTACACCGCTGAAGAACTCTTATTTACAAGTTGGCCGAGGCAAGCATGA
- a CDS encoding glutathione S-transferase, translated as MMNFYMTPGSCSTGIHILLEELEQIFSAHIVNLPAGDNQKPEFLAINPKGTIPVLVTDDGLVLTEFQAIAWWLALQFPKAKLLPESNNDKAQALDLMSYIVGTMHLQGFTRIFTTERYMQRESDREAVEAQGRIIVKKGFAYISQQLDKTKGYLFEQFSVTDAALFYVEFWAKRIDLPMPESCHKHLQLMQQRPVVQRVLAEEGYRI; from the coding sequence ATGATGAATTTTTATATGACACCGGGTTCGTGTTCCACCGGTATTCATATTTTGCTGGAAGAACTCGAGCAAATATTTAGCGCACACATTGTTAACCTGCCTGCCGGTGACAACCAAAAACCGGAATTTCTAGCGATAAACCCCAAGGGTACAATCCCCGTACTCGTCACTGACGACGGTCTCGTGCTAACTGAATTTCAAGCGATTGCTTGGTGGCTGGCGTTGCAATTTCCAAAAGCTAAACTGCTGCCAGAAAGCAACAACGACAAAGCACAAGCATTGGATTTAATGAGCTATATTGTTGGTACCATGCATCTCCAAGGCTTCACACGTATTTTCACAACTGAGCGTTACATGCAGCGCGAGTCCGACCGCGAAGCAGTAGAAGCTCAGGGGCGGATTATTGTGAAAAAAGGCTTTGCTTACATAAGTCAACAATTGGATAAAACCAAAGGTTATTTATTCGAACAATTTAGCGTTACCGACGCTGCACTTTTTTATGTGGAATTTTGGGCCAAGCGTATCGATTTACCAATGCCTGAATCCTGCCACAAACACTTACAACTCATGCAGCAGCGCCCAGTAGTGCAACGTGTTCTTGCTGAGGAAGGCTATCGCATTTAG
- a CDS encoding alkylated DNA repair dioxygenase AlkB, translating into MSEQLASQTEKEINEQASTHGLLRFQNLPLDPALCDHLFDQLCREIDWQQDSFVAFDRKFLIPRLQAWYADKGLQYRYADNLLETQPWIEPLLQLRQIVCNTTGYPFNAVLATCYRSGRDHVTWHSDDERELGDAPVIASLSLGASRRFQFRHKDQRRSGEVTLHHGDFLVMESAFQHHWEHQVPEEPTVQGCRINLTFRRVFGEANN; encoded by the coding sequence ATGAGCGAACAATTAGCCTCCCAAACAGAGAAAGAAATCAACGAGCAAGCCAGTACCCACGGCTTGTTGCGATTCCAAAACCTGCCGTTGGATCCCGCACTGTGCGACCATTTATTTGATCAACTATGCCGCGAAATCGATTGGCAACAAGATTCGTTTGTGGCATTTGACCGTAAGTTTCTCATACCACGACTACAAGCTTGGTATGCCGATAAAGGCCTGCAATACCGCTATGCCGATAATTTGCTTGAAACTCAGCCTTGGATTGAACCACTCCTGCAATTGCGCCAAATAGTATGCAACACCACCGGCTATCCCTTTAATGCTGTGTTGGCAACCTGCTATAGAAGCGGCCGCGATCATGTTACCTGGCACAGTGATGACGAACGCGAATTGGGTGATGCGCCTGTGATTGCATCGCTTAGCCTGGGCGCATCGCGTCGGTTTCAGTTCCGCCACAAAGACCAGCGTCGTTCCGGCGAAGTAACTTTACACCATGGCGATTTTCTTGTGATGGAATCTGCTTTTCAACATCACTGGGAGCACCAGGTTCCCGAAGAACCCACAGTTCAGGGCTGTCGTATAAATTTGACATTTCGTCGTGTGTTTGGCGAGGCGAATAACTGA
- a CDS encoding putative Fe-Mo cluster-binding NifX family protein: MSDSVKVAIASKDGISVNLHFGHADTFWIYEITAENFSLLEKREVDKYCHGHTGSQSAMAKILETIKDCQAVFSAKIGDGPTEKLSNIGVTSVPEYAYEAIDESLLDYAGKI, encoded by the coding sequence ATGAGCGATAGCGTTAAAGTAGCAATCGCCAGTAAAGATGGCATTTCCGTAAACCTCCATTTTGGTCATGCCGACACTTTCTGGATTTATGAAATTACCGCCGAAAACTTTTCACTACTTGAAAAGCGCGAAGTCGATAAATATTGCCACGGTCACACTGGCAGTCAATCTGCAATGGCTAAGATTTTGGAAACCATTAAAGACTGCCAGGCGGTTTTTTCAGCAAAAATCGGTGATGGACCTACAGAAAAGCTTAGCAACATCGGCGTAACCTCCGTTCCGGAATACGCGTACGAAGCCATTGATGAGTCACTTCTTGACTACGCAGGAAAAATATAA
- a CDS encoding ATPase family protein associated with various cellular activities (AAA): MKLQIEKPYVEAMVSRFSELEFLSEQLKFGSRAEVAFQRFSADHMNYLKDLYAAAGPTMEGRVAHIATLQSAISANDEKFDKGDLEKLVPAVTRFLTEKAIRGWMFKINSAGKPLAYLVTRVDFTPPGEEESGRLLIELKTNSLGKIQTVNISILEKDIHGNSIAEIFAEKGFLRETAELIAAYDNSSAKYFDWRSEYGRQFIARGIGIYAEDPSSSHRSQDWTRKSLVVLSSSGGWAKLVNDEEILQTRELTLDAPGNILAKYLRKAGKSMNYNDKVEKETEALQDAMPENLFTQLPVHGYVLMFHLELHHHLWVHVDDMEEYVYQPELKDKLVLPPEQTDLIDILTAEMDLLMDDIVEGKSGGTTVLCAGPAGVGKTLTAEVYSEIIKRPLYRVHSGQLGLNVTEMEKALKDTLTRAQRWGAVMLIDEADVYIKRRDDNISANAVVGVFLRVLEYFNGLLFLTTNRVNDIDEAIVSRCIALIKYHPPEFEDRCRIWEVMSEQFNLILEPGMTQKLANEFPTACGRDIKGLAKLVAKYCQHKSVSPTMDVFERCSIFRGLDQHHER; the protein is encoded by the coding sequence ATGAAACTTCAAATCGAAAAACCCTATGTAGAAGCCATGGTAAGCCGCTTCAGTGAGCTTGAGTTTCTATCTGAACAGCTCAAGTTTGGCAGTCGTGCAGAGGTCGCCTTTCAACGATTTTCTGCAGATCACATGAATTACCTGAAAGATTTATACGCTGCTGCTGGCCCTACAATGGAAGGCCGTGTCGCGCACATTGCAACACTTCAAAGTGCCATTAGTGCCAACGATGAGAAATTCGACAAGGGCGATTTGGAAAAACTGGTTCCTGCTGTTACGCGTTTCCTCACAGAAAAAGCCATTCGAGGTTGGATGTTCAAAATCAATTCCGCCGGGAAACCGCTTGCCTACTTAGTAACCCGAGTTGATTTTACACCACCTGGCGAGGAAGAAAGCGGTCGCCTGCTAATAGAACTAAAAACCAACAGCCTCGGTAAAATTCAAACCGTGAATATCAGTATTCTTGAGAAAGATATTCACGGTAATAGCATTGCAGAAATTTTTGCTGAAAAAGGTTTTCTGCGGGAAACGGCTGAATTAATCGCGGCCTACGACAATTCTTCGGCCAAGTATTTTGATTGGCGATCTGAATATGGGCGTCAGTTTATTGCACGTGGTATCGGTATATATGCCGAAGATCCATCGTCGAGTCATCGCAGCCAAGACTGGACTCGCAAAAGTCTCGTGGTTTTATCCTCATCTGGCGGATGGGCAAAACTGGTAAACGACGAAGAAATTCTTCAAACCAGAGAACTCACCTTGGATGCACCCGGTAATATTCTCGCGAAATATTTGCGTAAAGCCGGAAAAAGCATGAACTACAACGACAAGGTGGAAAAAGAAACTGAAGCCTTGCAAGACGCCATGCCTGAAAATCTGTTTACGCAATTACCAGTGCACGGATACGTACTCATGTTTCACCTGGAGTTGCATCACCACCTTTGGGTGCATGTGGATGATATGGAAGAGTATGTCTATCAGCCGGAACTGAAAGACAAACTGGTATTACCCCCCGAACAAACCGACCTGATCGATATTCTCACCGCCGAAATGGACCTGCTGATGGATGACATCGTAGAAGGCAAGTCTGGAGGAACCACAGTACTCTGTGCTGGGCCGGCCGGTGTTGGTAAAACGCTCACAGCAGAAGTATATTCAGAAATCATTAAACGGCCGCTGTATCGCGTACATTCCGGGCAATTAGGTTTGAACGTTACCGAAATGGAAAAGGCCCTTAAAGACACACTTACCCGTGCGCAGCGATGGGGTGCGGTTATGCTGATCGACGAAGCGGACGTATATATAAAACGCCGCGACGACAATATCTCGGCAAACGCGGTCGTCGGCGTATTTTTACGGGTTTTGGAATATTTTAATGGTTTGTTATTTCTCACCACGAACCGAGTCAATGATATTGACGAAGCCATCGTTAGTCGTTGTATTGCTTTAATAAAATACCATCCCCCTGAGTTCGAAGACCGCTGTCGCATATGGGAAGTGATGAGCGAACAGTTTAACCTGATTTTAGAGCCAGGCATGACACAGAAACTTGCTAATGAGTTCCCTACAGCCTGCGGTCGTGATATCAAAGGGCTCGCCAAACTGGTAGCCAAATATTGCCAACACAAATCCGTTTCGCCAACCATGGATGTCTTTGAACGCTGCAGTATTTTTAGGGGGTTAGACCAACACCATGAGCGATAG
- a CDS encoding leucine rich repeat (LRR) protein has protein sequence MNKPPSDTIDHSVDQTPVADCRFCSYKANLLLGGRCSPGDVCVKVDSGRQIDRFFRFNPQYAEVYLRDDFWERRAIAVRYSPVDALDRMISDPDEAVRRAVAYRLPREQLYQLMDDDDREVRITVADRIPKDQLEAMADDRDYLVRAYVAQRISEGRLFRFIRDPDLQVRKIVANRLPEESLGLMCTDKEPEVRRIVASRLKGSDVLPLLEDGDWTVRLEAVKNAPREALENIDNEEDEEVLLAISERLQELA, from the coding sequence GTGAATAAGCCGCCGTCTGACACAATCGACCACTCTGTAGACCAAACACCGGTAGCGGATTGTCGTTTTTGTTCCTATAAAGCGAACCTTTTGTTAGGGGGCCGCTGTTCGCCGGGTGATGTGTGTGTAAAGGTTGATAGCGGACGCCAGATAGACCGATTTTTTCGTTTCAACCCTCAGTATGCGGAAGTGTATTTACGCGATGATTTTTGGGAGCGGCGTGCGATTGCAGTGCGGTACTCGCCCGTTGATGCATTAGATCGGATGATTTCCGATCCTGATGAAGCGGTAAGGCGTGCAGTGGCTTACCGATTGCCGAGAGAACAATTGTATCAATTAATGGATGACGATGATCGCGAAGTTCGTATAACTGTGGCAGATCGCATTCCCAAAGATCAGCTTGAAGCGATGGCTGACGATCGAGATTATCTGGTAAGGGCATATGTTGCACAGCGTATATCAGAAGGCCGTTTGTTTCGTTTTATACGTGACCCAGACCTTCAGGTTAGAAAAATTGTCGCCAATCGCTTGCCGGAAGAAAGTCTCGGTTTAATGTGTACCGACAAAGAGCCGGAAGTTAGACGTATAGTTGCATCTCGATTAAAAGGCAGTGATGTGCTTCCATTGTTGGAAGATGGTGATTGGACTGTACGTTTGGAAGCGGTGAAAAATGCACCGCGTGAAGCGCTTGAAAACATCGACAACGAAGAAGATGAAGAAGTGCTATTGGCCATTTCGGAAAGATTGCAAGAATTAGCTTAG
- a CDS encoding putative ribosomally synthesized peptide with nif11-like leader: MSLQQIKSFSAEAKTNSELGAKLKECQKIKEMLVLGKEYGFNMDEVELYPPNEPQFTEDQLSEKLVKALLRV; the protein is encoded by the coding sequence ATGTCTCTACAGCAAATCAAGAGCTTTTCTGCAGAAGCAAAAACTAACAGTGAATTAGGCGCTAAATTAAAAGAGTGCCAGAAAATTAAGGAAATGCTCGTACTTGGTAAAGAGTATGGTTTCAATATGGATGAGGTTGAACTTTATCCACCCAATGAGCCACAATTTACGGAAGATCAATTGAGCGAAAAGCTGGTCAAGGCTTTACTGCGCGTTTAA
- a CDS encoding nitrogen fixation protein NifT, whose translation MPSVMIRKNNEGQLTLYVAKRDLEENIVSIEHDTEETWGGEVVLADGSSYHIDPIATPKLPITVRAKRLGGGE comes from the coding sequence ATGCCCAGTGTGATGATTCGCAAAAACAACGAAGGACAACTCACCCTTTACGTTGCCAAGCGAGACCTCGAAGAAAATATTGTTTCTATCGAGCATGATACCGAGGAAACTTGGGGTGGCGAAGTAGTGTTGGCTGACGGTTCCAGTTATCACATAGATCCGATCGCAACACCAAAGTTGCCCATAACCGTTCGCGCGAAAAGGCTCGGCGGAGGCGAATAG
- a CDS encoding Leucine Rich Repeat (LRR) protein gives MKLSEIEFEDDAFKEAVLATGLENAEEVTEIRARKSSIVKVNGLEHFPNLRLLDLTRNRLTDIDLSSNPLLEEVYLGNNEIEEIDLSANPNLTHLEIFINDISELDLTPLTKLENLYANKNDLTELDLSNNPFIEQIQVSDNELETLVLPENVKPFIIKAENTKLDDETISRLKELVTDHNLKL, from the coding sequence ATGAAGCTGAGTGAAATTGAATTTGAAGACGACGCATTTAAAGAAGCTGTTTTAGCAACAGGTTTGGAAAATGCTGAAGAAGTTACTGAAATTCGGGCACGTAAAAGTTCGATAGTTAAGGTTAACGGTTTAGAGCACTTCCCCAATTTGAGGTTACTCGACCTAACCCGCAACCGCTTAACAGATATCGATTTGAGCTCCAACCCCTTACTCGAAGAAGTCTACTTGGGTAACAACGAAATCGAAGAAATCGATTTAAGCGCTAATCCAAACCTCACCCACCTTGAGATTTTTATTAACGACATTTCCGAACTGGATCTAACACCGCTCACCAAACTGGAAAATTTGTACGCCAATAAAAACGATCTCACGGAACTTGACCTCTCAAACAACCCTTTTATTGAGCAAATTCAAGTAAGCGATAATGAGTTGGAAACCTTGGTGCTTCCCGAAAACGTTAAACCGTTCATCATTAAAGCAGAGAATACCAAGCTCGATGATGAAACCATAAGTCGACTGAAGGAATTGGTTACCGACCACAACCTTAAACTTTAA
- a CDS encoding putative Fe-Mo cluster-binding NifX family protein, whose amino-acid sequence MNKQLVAIALQTDGTIAPHAGRAQIWQVFVVENGEYETVWQLQLEENGCLHEWHVRGDGNRHPLHGVDFVIAGSAGEGVINRLAERDTALITTAETNPQKAIIGFIKDALPEGLPHDSASCGGQGHH is encoded by the coding sequence ATGAACAAACAACTGGTAGCAATCGCGTTACAAACGGATGGAACGATAGCGCCCCACGCAGGTCGGGCTCAAATTTGGCAGGTATTTGTCGTGGAAAACGGGGAATACGAAACTGTCTGGCAACTGCAACTTGAAGAGAATGGTTGCCTGCACGAATGGCACGTTCGCGGCGATGGCAATCGTCATCCCTTACATGGCGTTGATTTTGTGATAGCTGGCTCGGCAGGAGAAGGCGTTATCAATCGCCTGGCAGAACGCGATACGGCGTTAATAACAACGGCTGAGACCAATCCGCAAAAAGCCATAATCGGATTCATCAAAGACGCTTTACCAGAGGGTTTACCACACGATTCAGCAAGCTGTGGTGGCCAGGGACATCACTAA
- a CDS encoding SagB-type dehydrogenase family enzyme, with protein sequence MSNAIARIRAYHKVTKHSFSGYAPSPGFLDWDAQPNPFRRYDGAPLFALPLQKECLPVRYSDLYTGTVEATPLTRESLSRFLELAFGLSAWKTTGMESWSLRHNPSSGNLHPTEAYIILWQAIDHKFVPGIYHYAAHEHALELRAVLAEATAQKLQKMQPNCFGALGLSSIHWREEWKYGARALRYCQHDVGHALASASYSAAMHGWQIRADTTASDQEIVDVLGLAHSNSECEPEHPDLIAFIAPRDSEIVDDSGIWNTLARWVTDWRGSANQLSGEHAHWPQIISSLPFLEKTSSISAQPSSDNNIMSTAFESSQVAEKIIRQRRSAQRMQLGDGISRQEFLQMLARTLPSSRSVPFAALPYTTAVNLLIFVHKVDGLAPGLYALVRSPNLYDNFKQAMQTQDFSWEPVEDCELPLYTLSAPMDYRKTASQLSCYQGIAGHSAFSLGMIANMQNTIETEGAWAYRRLFWEAGLIGQVLYLEAEACGLSGTGIGCFFDDNVHDLLGLEAEGNWQSLYHFTVGKARVDQRLTTLSGYHHLQRNKTSGEPLDEPVAT encoded by the coding sequence ATGAGTAATGCGATTGCGCGAATACGCGCCTACCACAAAGTAACCAAACACAGCTTCTCTGGCTATGCACCAAGCCCCGGTTTTTTAGACTGGGATGCACAGCCAAACCCATTTCGTCGTTACGACGGCGCACCCTTATTTGCTCTGCCGCTGCAAAAAGAATGTTTGCCGGTGCGATACTCAGACCTCTATACAGGCACTGTTGAAGCAACGCCCTTAACACGCGAATCGCTATCGCGATTTTTAGAACTCGCTTTTGGTTTAAGCGCCTGGAAAACCACAGGAATGGAAAGTTGGTCGCTGCGCCACAACCCTTCAAGCGGTAATTTGCATCCTACTGAGGCGTACATAATTTTATGGCAGGCTATCGACCATAAATTTGTGCCTGGTATTTACCACTATGCCGCACACGAACATGCTCTGGAACTGCGCGCCGTACTCGCAGAAGCCACAGCACAAAAACTTCAAAAAATGCAGCCAAATTGTTTTGGAGCCTTGGGATTATCGTCCATACATTGGCGAGAAGAATGGAAATACGGCGCGCGCGCATTACGATATTGTCAGCATGATGTTGGCCATGCCCTGGCATCTGCGAGTTATTCAGCGGCCATGCATGGTTGGCAAATTCGAGCAGACACAACAGCAAGCGATCAAGAGATTGTTGACGTGTTGGGCTTGGCCCACAGTAATAGTGAATGTGAACCCGAGCATCCCGATTTGATTGCATTTATTGCACCTCGCGACAGCGAGATTGTTGACGACAGTGGGATTTGGAATACGCTGGCACGATGGGTAACTGATTGGCGTGGCAGTGCCAACCAATTGAGTGGTGAACACGCGCATTGGCCACAAATTATTAGTAGCTTGCCCTTCCTTGAAAAAACATCGAGTATTTCTGCGCAACCGAGCTCTGACAATAATATAATGAGCACGGCGTTCGAAAGTTCGCAAGTCGCTGAAAAAATAATACGTCAGCGACGCAGCGCGCAACGTATGCAATTGGGTGACGGTATTAGTCGGCAGGAATTTTTGCAAATGTTGGCGCGTACGCTGCCGAGTTCAAGAAGTGTTCCGTTTGCTGCTTTACCTTACACAACAGCCGTTAATTTATTAATATTTGTTCATAAAGTGGATGGTCTTGCCCCTGGCTTATACGCCTTGGTGCGTTCACCAAATCTTTACGACAATTTTAAGCAGGCCATGCAAACTCAGGATTTCAGCTGGGAACCCGTCGAAGATTGCGAATTACCTTTATACACTTTATCTGCACCTATGGATTATCGTAAAACCGCTTCTCAATTATCTTGCTATCAGGGTATTGCTGGTCACAGTGCATTTAGCCTGGGAATGATTGCTAATATGCAGAACACCATTGAGACCGAGGGCGCTTGGGCTTATAGGCGTTTATTCTGGGAGGCCGGATTAATTGGGCAAGTGCTTTATTTGGAGGCTGAAGCCTGCGGTTTAAGTGGTACCGGAATCGGTTGTTTTTTTGATGATAACGTTCACGATTTGCTGGGTCTGGAAGCCGAAGGCAATTGGCAAAGCCTCTACCATTTTACGGTAGGAAAAGCGCGTGTTGATCAGCGCTTAACAACACTTTCGGGATATCATCATCTGCAGCGCAACAAAACCTCTGGGGAGCCGTTAGATGAGCCGGTCGCTACCTGA
- a CDS encoding nitrogen fixation protein NifX, translating into MNTQPLNDEVALRIGLAVRELETVETTEFLKLLIRIMGEPITPAKLDKLRAKKVKSLAGEMLEGIDSERFEKSFALLKGRGIRQFLNPKPEFEQGVFCEIKGSIRVACASNSGENIDAQFSDCVRFLIYQVSPEYIRLIDIREPSQNIKGSERAQKRATLLEDCALLYTTAIGAQATAKVVKVGLHPIKLDKPVLANEALLRLQGVLSQDNPPPWLLKAMGKPSIGVKLYGENVS; encoded by the coding sequence GTGAACACGCAGCCACTTAACGATGAAGTAGCGCTGCGAATTGGTTTAGCGGTTCGAGAATTGGAAACCGTTGAAACCACGGAATTTTTGAAGCTGCTGATTCGTATTATGGGTGAACCTATTACACCCGCTAAACTCGATAAGCTACGCGCTAAAAAAGTCAAAAGTCTGGCAGGTGAGATGCTGGAGGGAATTGACAGCGAACGCTTCGAAAAATCCTTTGCTTTGTTGAAAGGCCGGGGTATTCGGCAGTTTCTGAATCCAAAACCGGAATTTGAGCAAGGCGTATTCTGCGAGATAAAGGGCTCTATTCGAGTAGCCTGCGCGTCAAACAGCGGTGAAAATATCGATGCACAATTTAGCGACTGTGTTCGTTTTTTGATTTATCAGGTTTCGCCTGAATATATTAGGCTAATAGATATTCGCGAGCCTTCGCAAAATATTAAAGGTTCGGAGCGCGCGCAGAAGCGAGCGACATTGCTGGAAGATTGCGCTTTGTTGTACACCACGGCTATCGGCGCACAGGCCACTGCAAAGGTCGTGAAAGTCGGGTTGCATCCTATTAAATTGGACAAACCCGTTTTAGCAAACGAAGCCTTATTAAGATTACAAGGTGTTTTATCGCAAGATAATCCACCGCCCTGGTTGTTGAAAGCGATGGGTAAACCATCGATTGGCGTAAAGCTTTACGGAGAAAACGTTTCATGA